In Pseudanabaena sp. BC1403, the DNA window TATTGTTAGTAGTCCTTTTTCTAAGATTGCTTTAGTTGGTGGGGTTGGTTCTCTAGGATTTTTGCTGATGGGGCTATTCATGAATAGCATTATGTCGCCATCTAATGCCAAGCAATTAACGGCTAAATCCAATGATGAAAAGCTTGCCCTAACCTCGACCACCGATCCTAAGGATGCGGAAATTGCCAAGTTCAAAACGGATTTAGCTTTAGGTAGTCAGCTTTCTGCGGGTAAATCAAAAACACTGCGTCCAAGCAATCTACCAAAGTCAGATGCATTGGCTTCTAAAGCTGATTCCAAAGACAAGTTAGAAGCCAATCCCGCACAGTCTGCCGATCTCCCAACCGTCTCACCCGTGAGAAATCTATCGGCTCCACCCCTTGAGCCAATACCGATGCGACAGGTGATGTCACAGCCCACTCCTGTGATGCTTCCGCCTCGTAACTTTGCGGCGAGTCCACCTGAAGCTAAAAATCCCGCCGATGAATGGCAGCGCTTGGCAAGTATTGGCAGTTATGGCAATCTGGCTGCACCTGCGGAAATACCGAAAGCGATCGCGGTCAGTCCAGTTGCTACAAATAATGCAAACAATCCCAATTCTGCAAGTCCTCCGATTGAGAAACCACCCTTAAATTCACTCACCAGCTATCTCGCTCAAGCGGAAAAATCCTTGCCAAGCGCTACACCTGCGAATACTTTGCTGGTCGGGACGACGGCTAAAGCCGCTTTGAAAACATCGGTCGTGTTCTCCACCGATGGCAGTCGGATTATGGGTAGCGCTCCTGGAGTTGTTCCCAAATTTATTGTCACTCTGCAAGAGCCAATCACGACAGCGGATGGTAAGCCTGTAATTCCTGCGGATGCGGTTTTAATTGTCACTGCTCGTCCCCTCGATGCCAAGTCGGGGCTAGCTGAATTGGATGTGGTGGGTATAGCGATCTCTGGGCGCGAGTTGATTCCACCACCCAATGCCATCTCCATTCGTGGTGCAAAGGGTTCGCCTTTAGTCTCGGACAAGTACTTCGATCGCGGTTCGGAAATTAGTGGGATGGATGTGGCGAGCTTCATTACTTCGGCGTTAGCTGAAGTTGGCAAACTTACCAACAGTCCCACAACTACTAGCAGCATCTCATCGATTGGCGGTAGTGCCACGATCAGTACTGCACCACCACCCAATTATCTTGGTGCGGCGATCAGTGGTGGGTTTGGCATTCTCTCGGAAACTCTGAATCGTCGCAGTCAACAGGCGATCGAGGATATCAAAACCCGTCCTAATGTCTTCTTTATCCCCGCAGGGAAGGAACTGCAAGTGTTTGTCAATCAAACTGTGACTTTCTAGCTAATACCAACCTTCTATCAACGATCCAGTTCTATGGTTATGAACTTTTTGCCATGTCGAAAATATGCCATCTCAGGGATAGTCGCTATTCTAGTCTTGTCTCTGCCCGCGATCGCTCATGCCGAGACGATCTTTCCTGCCAAACGGCAGATTGGTGTCAGTCAGGCGATGGGTGTAAGCGGCGTAACCTCAGTAGTTAGCCTATCGCCGATGCAATCTCTCAATATCAGCTTCATCAAAACAGGCGAGATTATCAAAAAGGTGCGGTTGGGCAATCCTTCTAAGGTGGTCATGGACTATGACAGTCCCCTCTGTAAGGACAGCGTAAAAGACAGCAATTGCGGGGCAACGGTAATTAATCTGCGGCAACTCGCTCAACCGATTGATTTGGATATGAATTTACCTGCCTCGGCAAGAGGCGATCTCACATCCCTAACTGTGATCACTACAGGCGCAGGGGGGCTGAGAAATCTCTATCAGTTTCAATTAGTCCTGAATGTCCCCACTCCTGCCTACAGCATTTTGGAAGTCGTTCCCGATGCTCAAATCCCTCGCCTTGCTCCGCTTACACCGACTGCTCCATCTCAAATGAATAAAACCTCGTTGGATTTCTAATCATGTTGTATAAAAGTATCATCCAAATAACGGCGTTAGCGATCTCCTCTGGGGCGATCGCTATTTTCAATGCTGATTTTGCTACGGCTCAGTCTTTGCCCATGTCCACGCAACCGATTGGGAACGCTCAATCGGTGATGATTCCTGATTTTACGCAAATCAGTTTCGAGAATTTACCGAAAATCCAAGTTACCGCCCAATTGCAGCAACAACTATCGCAATTACTTTCTCCATCGGCATTAACTAATCTGGCGATCGGTAGTTATGTCAGTCCAGATCGCTATCTGACGGTGGGTTCGCTTCAGTCTCTGGGTTTAGAGCAAATGAGCTTACAGGCGATCTCTAGTCGTGCTGGTGTTTCCCTTGTCAATGTCAGTCTCGGTCAATTGGGCGAACTCACTTCACAGCAAACGATTAATAGTTTGTTGCAGTCGCTGCCAGATCTGCGTAATCAGCCTTTGAGCCAAGTTCAACCCATCCTCGATCTGGTTACTCAGAAATCTGGATCTGCCAATCTCAACCGTCTGCGTGGTGAAATCTCTGATATGACCGTGGGACAATTAGTCAATACTTTCCCAGATCTTGGCAATTTATCCTTGGGCAGTCTGGGCGATGGGTTAAATATCTATAGTCTTGAATCGATTGCGGGATTTGCTCAGTTGCCATTAGACAATATTCAAGGTGCATCGGGCGTGGTTTTATCGGATTTGAATGCTACGGGTTTAGGTAAACTGAGTCTTTCCCAATTTCCCAATGCACCTGCATTACTGCCCAATGTCAGGTTTGGCATGGTGGATATTGCCCTTGGCAATAGGGAGAAGAATCGCATCAATCCGATTAGCGGTGGCGTTACCGAGTCTGGATTTCAAGCGGTGGGTTGCGATGGTAATAATGATTGCCCGCATATAGAGGTTACGGACTTTGCAGGTGGTTACTATACTGGCAAGCAATGGATGACCGCATCACAACAAGTACCCGATGGTTACGGGTTTTTAGGTGGTCTATTTGGCAATCGCGGTCCCGCAGGCAATCATCCCTTTGGCGATGCTTTTCGCGTCACCATTGAATCTTTAGATGAGGCTTCAGGCACAATTACCCTCGGTCTGCGGTTTCGTTGGTGTCAGCGGTCATGGTTTGTGGATTTAGGTTGTACTCCCTACATTACGCCTCCCTTGCCCTTGGTTGTTCTCCAAGAAAAAAGCGCGATTCCCTATGCCGTTCCCAGTAATGCGGCGGTCAACACGCCGATTTCCACTAGCAAACCTTTCAGCAAATAGATTGCCATGAATTTTTTGATGTTTTGGTTTAGCCAAAAGAATCTCTCCAAGAAAATCCCCAAGAAAATATTTTTGCTGGCGATCGCGGTTTCGATCGCTTGTCTCGTTCCTGTAGAGATGGCGTATTCTCAGGAAATGGACAGTTCTCCCCCGTCAGCAGAGAAGAAGTCTTCAGCCAATGGTTTGCCTCCTGAACTTGCTTCCATTGCTAATCAGCTACTCACACCCACAGGTGGAATTATTGCGGCTTGTGCGATCGGTATGGTCTTCTTGGGCATGAATGGTGGTGGCAATAGTAAAAATAAGTTAGCTAATGCTCACTGGGCAAATGGTGCGGAGATTGCGGCGGCGAGGAAAAAGGCTAAGGAACAGATTAATCGGCGCGAACGTAATAAGCTGTCTCTATTTATCGTTAAGCCTAAATTAATTTTTCCGCCCGAATTGATTTCTCGCCCAGGGGTGGCTACACCTAACCATGAAATTCCTGTTGCGGGTCAAAAGCCTAAAGTCATTCAGGTATCGCAAGCGGATCGGACGATCTGGCTCCCCGATGCTAATCGTGGCATTGCGGTACTTGGCGGTACGGGTTCGGGTAAAACCTATGGCGTGATTGACCCTGCGATTCGGAGTGCGATCGATCAGGGATTTCCAATTATTCTCTACGATTACAAATATGCCGAACAATCGTCATGCATTGCAGGCGTGGCGGCGGCGGCAGGCTATCAGGTTAGTATCTTTGCTCCAAGTTTTCCTGAAAGTGGTATCTGCAATCCCCTTGATTTTATTCGTGATGCTGCGGATGTGGATATGGCGCGACAGGTAGCGATCGTCCTTAATCGCAACTTCAAGTCTGGCGGCAAAGGTAGTGAAGACCCTTTCTTTACCAATAGTGGCGACCAACTAATTCAAGCAGTGCTGTTACTGGCAAAGACCACTCCCTATCCCGATATTATTTTCTGTGCCAAGGCATTGGGTGCGAATAATCTGCCCGCTAGAGTCCAAAATGCGAACTTACCAACTTGGGTGGAAACCAGCTTCGGGCAGTTGATTTCGATGGCGGATTCTGAGAAAACCGTTGCTTCGGTAATCTCGACTGCGAGTATTCTCTTTAGCCGTTTCATGTCCCCTGATATCCTCAGCGTGTTCTGTGGCAAGACGACGATTCCTTTGCAGTTGAAAGGCAAGCAATTGCTGATTATCGGCATGAAGCGAGAAAAGCAGGATGTGGTTGCACCATTATTGGCGACGGTGTTGCACATGATTGTTACCCGTAATGTCGTGTCTACTAAACGAGAAGATCCCCTGCTAGTAGCGATCGACGAATTACCAACGCTTTATTTACCAAGCCTTGTCCAATGGCTGAACGTTCATCGTGAGGATGGCTTGTCCTGTATGTTGGGTTTCCAAAATCTCGTACAACTCGAAGAAACCTATGGCAAGGAAGTATCAAGAGCAATCTTTGGTGGCTGTGCGACTAAGGCAATCTTCAATCCCCTTGAGCCTGAATCAGCGAAGATTTTCTCTGACTACCTTGACGATGAGCATTTGAAGTACAAGTCCAAGTCCCGTAGTTCGGGTGGTGGTCGGACTAGCACCAGTACATCGGAGCAGGAGCGTACGCGCAAACTATTTGCCCCAGAGGATTTTCTCAAGTTACCGCAAGGTAATTGTATTCTCATATCTCCTGGCTATAGCTCTAAGAAAGAAGCGAATGTGCCTCGGCGTTGCCATATCAAAATTCCAAAAGTTGATGCGGAGAGGGCTGATAGGAGCAAGTCCAAATGGGAGGCACTGAAGCTTAAATTAGTGCAGCAAGGACATCAAGTACCGATTACGGATGCGGCGATCGCTTCGCGTAAGGATTACTTTCAAGAGCATTTTCCTTTACCTGCGAAAGATGCTCCCAATGCTCCTAAGTCCACTGTTCCTGCTTGGGCTGAAGGTTTATAGAGGTAAATTATGGTTTTTATACAGACATCGGAAGCATCTCAGGCGAATACTCAGCAATTGGCGATCGCGCAAACTACGATTGAAGCTCTGGCGGAACTGCTGAAGCGATTGTTAAGCAAGCAAGACGAGCTATTGCAAGAGAAAGATGAAAACACGCAACAGCCTGATGTTCCATCATTGGGATTCAGTGATGCGGAGTGGGATCGGGTATCCCAGCAATGGGATCAGGACATCATGGATGATTGGTGGCGCAGATATCAGGCTGCACCAGATCGCTCTACTGCTCCTGAGACTTCACAGGCTTTGACTGTCACTTTGAGTAGTCCTCGTGATAAAGGCGATCCAGATTTTGCGATGCTTCCCAATACACCGATTCAGCCATCACCGCTATCTGGCAGTAATCTACCGCCATTGCCTGTTCCTGTTGAGCAGAACTATATCGATGTGGATTGGCGAGAACTCCCGAAAATAGAGTTGTCTGAGCTACTGCGTCGCGATTTGGATGGGGATGGGATTACTGATGTCGATGAACTGCGGATAGGACTCAATCCTCGCAGCATTGATACTGATGGCGATGGTATCACCGATCGCGATGAGTTGGGACGTTCTAATCCTCTGACGTTTGATGACTTCAGACAACAGGTAATGGCGGCGGTGTCGGTTGCCCTAGTTGCAAAATTGGGTATCGATGGCAAGTATGAAGCAGAAAACTATCGCATTCAATCTCAGGATAATTTCTATGAGATTTTTAACCTTGATGGTGAGGCGATCGCTAAGTTTGAACTGCAAAGCGATCGGGCTGTGTTTATGGGGGATAGGACTACTGTTGACCAGCAAATTGACTTTACCAAAACTGCTTTTAGGACAACGACTGTGGATATTGCCAGTTTGACTCAGAATCAGGGCTATCTCGCAGCGATCGATAAGCTGGGAGATCTAGCTCCTGCTGGGGCTAGAGGTGTGGTAGTGGTCGAAAGTGTCCTTACGGAAATTGGGCAGGAGTCTTTTAAGGGTGGGTATTACAATTTTCAAAGGAATGAGGATGGTGATATTGCCATTGTCAATAACCATACTGGCAAAGATATTTTACGAACTACTGAAGGTCAAATCTCTCATCTTGCAATGACTCCGACTGATTTAAACAACTTTCAGCAAGCGTTTCAACGGATGAATTCGCCTCAGTCGATGCTAGAACAATCTAGTCCAGATCTGGAGCGTTAGGTAAAGGCGATGATTACTGCGAATCCAGAACTTGACATGGCTCAGTTCATGACTGTGTTTAACCAAGTTGTTGAACTGCATAGCGTCCAAATTTTAGCGATCGCTGAACGAGAAATGTCTTCTAGTAATTTGATGGATTTGACGATGATAGATAAAGATGATGTATTTGATGAAGCGTGGCAACCATCTCAGATGCTGAGCAAAGGTAGCGATCCTAATTCGGGTGCTAATGATACTCAACAGGTGAATGCTGTTACTCCAGAACAGAACCAAATCAATTATGCAACGCAGATTCAGAATTTGGCTCTGTCAATGTTTGATGGTTTGAGTAATCTGCGTAAGGATAGTTCCGAGAGTAAATCTGAAGATGTTGAAACTGCTGCTATTCCCAGTTCTCCTAATCAAGTTACCGATGCAGAGCGAGATCTGAAACTGGCGCAGGATTGTCGCGAACTGTTGCAAGTAAAAGGCAAAGATGATGGTAATAATCTTATCTTTGAGCGTCCTGATGGCAAGGGGAATTACAAGTTCAATCTCGAAAAAGCCTCAGATACAATAACTTTAAAGGCAAAAGATCGTCCTGTTAATGCGATCCTTGTGGAGTCGCAGGGGAAGGTCTTAGAGTCCCATGTTACCGATCTTGATGCGGCAAATATTGCTAGGGCTGTGGAGATGTTAAATGCACAGCAGTCCACACCTCTTGAAAATCAGAAATAACTATGTTTTACACTTTTCAGGTATTTATTGAGTCTATCTCTATCAACGATACGAGTTAATCTTCTAACCAACTAAACAATTCACCCACCGTAAGCTGAAACGATTCTGCAAAGGATGGCAATGGCAAGCGATCGCTTTTATTTTCAAACACAGCAATCGTGCGATCGCTAAAATATACAAATACCAATTCCTCATCGGGATCGAGTAACCATCCCATCTCTGTCCCATGATCTAAACAGTAGAGAATATTCCGAATTACTTTTGTTTGGTTTTGGTCTGGCGAAAGGATCTCGATTACCCAATTAGGCGCAGTCTCAAATAGATTCGATACTTTGCCATCGTTATCCCTAGGAATTCGTTCCCAAGTAAAAACGGCGATGTCTGGAATAACCGAGCGATCGCCAAAATTACACCGCAACTCTGAATAAGCACGGGCAATCTTTTTCGGTTTGAGAGCTAGGTTAATTGCCGAGCCAAGGTCAAGCTGAACTGTACTATGTTTTCCCTGCGGCATTGGCTTTTGGACTATCTCCCCATCAATAAATTCACAAGCGGGTTTTGTCTCTGGTAATTTCAGAAACTCTTCAAGGGTTAAAGGTTTAACAGGAGTTTGAACCATTGCGATCGCCACTTTTAATGATGATTATAGACTACAAGCACTGTCGTTTATCGTCTCCATAGATTTTTAGACCAGATTCAAGATAAAGTCCATATAGGTATAAAAATATGAAAAAGCTGTTACTCGTTGAATCTCCATCTAAGTGCAAAACCATCCAAGCCATCCTTGGTAGTGAATGGCAAGTGGAAGCTTCCTTTGGTCACTTTACAGAACTTGCCAAAGATGGTGAAGATAGCTTGGGCTTTACGATGCACAAAGATACCAACAAAATTGAATGTCGTTACCAATTGACTGAAGGTAAAGGTCAACAGGTAGTCGCTAAACTTCGCGCTGCTGTGAAGAATGCATCAGAAGTGGTGCTTGCTACCGATGGCGATCGCGAGGGTGAGGGGATTGCTTGGCATTTACAACAGCAACTGCATCTGCGTAATCCCAAACGCGCTGTCTATAACCAGATTACGCCTACGGCGGTTAAGGTGGCGATCGCCAATGCTCATCAGTTAGATTTGAACCTGATTTCCGCACAACGCGCTAGACAATGCTTGGACAGGTTGATTGGGTTCAAGGTTTCTCCCCTTGTGCGTCTTACAAGTGGCGGTAGCTCGGCGGGTCGGGTGCAGTCGGTAGCTTTGCATATTGTCTGCCAGCGTGAACGCGAGATTAATACCTTTGTGCCGATTACTTACTGGTCGGTATGGACGGAATATGCTGAAGGATTCACGGCTTTTTATGCGGGTAGTAGTGAGATTGAGCCTGTGCTTGACGATCAGGATGTCACCGATGATGCGGCGGAAGTGAATACGGAATCTACGGTGGAGTCAAAACGGGTATTGTCGGAAGCGGAAGCTACCCGAATTATTCAAGTGGCGCGTAATCATCCCCATGTCGTTCGCGAAGCTACGGGTGTCACGGCTCAAAAATCACCTCTACCGCCTTTTATTACCAGTTCGCTCCAGCAAGCTGCCTCAGTGAGGTTAGGGCTATCGCCTGAAGAGACGATGAAGGTGGCTCAAGAGTTGTTTGAGGGTGTCGATTTACCTCAAGGTCGTAAGGGTTTGATTACCTATCACCGCACTGATAGCACTAGTCTCGCTCCTGAGTTTTGCGCTGAGGTGAAGGAATGGCTGTCAAAGCACGATCCTGATAATGTTCCTAAAAAAACTACTCGTTATCGCGAACAGGCAACTGCTCAATCCGCCCATGAAGCGATTCGTCCTACCTATTTGAGTATTACTCCGAAAACGGTGAGAGACCATCTCAGTACCAAACAGCATCAACTCTATGAGTTAATCTGGCGCAGAGCCGTTGCCTCTCAATGTGCGAATGCTTTGATTCAGAAAAGTCGGGTGATTATTCAGGCAGGTTCCACGCTTTGGCAGACTAGGGGCAGTATTCTCACCTTTGCGGGTTATACGCGCTATTGGAATGATTTGAGTAAGGATAAACATATTCCTGCTTTAACAAGCGGTCAGACTTTGGCTTTGGTAAATGCAGGTTTTACGCAGAAACAAACTCAACCTCCTGCTAGGTATAGCGAGGCGAAGTTAGTGCAGGTACTGGAACGTCAGGGTGTGGGTAGACCGAGTACGTTTGCGGCGATCGTTAAGACGCTGAAGGATCGGAACTATGTGTTACTCAAGGGTAAGGTTCTCGAACCTTCGGCTTTGGGAATGTCTACGGATGATGTGTTGCACAAAACTTTCCCTGATTTGCTCAGAGCCGATTTTACCGCAGGGATGGAGACGACTTTGGATGAGATCTCGGTGGGTAAGTTAGAGTGGCAAAGCTATTTGATTGGTTGGCATCAGTCTTATTTTCAGCCAATGTTAGCGCGGGCTTATACGAATCTCGGTGCGGATTTACAGCCAAGCGATCGCAAAAATGAGCTTTCGGATGTGGGTTGTCCTGCTTGTAACCATCCGCTTAGTAAGATTCCTTCTAAGAAAGTCAGTGGTGGGCATTTTCTCAAGTGTGAGCATGGCTGTGAGAATCTAGTGATGTTTTGGAGCGATCGCCGCAATCAGTGGGAGATTCCTCAACCGAAGGGTGAGAATGCAGTGACGGCAGAGGTGACTAGTTTTGCTTGTCCTGTCTGTGGTAAGCCTTTGGCTAAGTTTCCCTATACTAAGGATGGTGTGGATAAGGTGATGTTGAAGTGTGCGGATGTTCAGGCGCGTCAACGCAAGGATCATGCGGATGTGGTCTTTTTCTGGTCTTCTCAGGAAAGGTGGTGGTCGAAGAAGTTTGGTGATCTGGATGAGGCGGCTAAGCCGAATTTGGGTAAGAGTTCAACGGGTAAAGAGAAGAAAGCTGCTCAGGGAAAGCCTAAACAGGCAGGTAAAGTGGCTAAGCCTAGTCCTAAAAAGTTGTCTTAATAAGCAATCTGATTTGCCAATTTTCAATTGCAAGCATTCACTAGCGAAAAGATGATCTTCTGACACTTCATTTAAAAATCTCCCAATTTTGACTTGATGATTGAATCAATATGCTGCCATTCTTCAATATTTGCTTGAGACAATGATAGATATCTTTGTGAACCCAAATTTAACCTATCTCGAATCTCATAATAAAAATCATGTTGGTTTACGGATGGGTCAGCCAGAGAATGCTCAACTATGACGGCATTCAAGGCAAACCACAAGCTATAAATCAAATAGCAATAACTATTGGTTTCTAATGCTCCTAAATAAATTTTTATTGCTGATGCAATGCTGGCGAACTCTTCTTCTGCTTTGGTATTAGTCATTCCCATTTCGGCTACAAGGTCATAGTTTAGAACAGAATATTTGTTTTTAGCCTTAGTCCAAAATCTATTAAAAAGTTCATTACTGTTAACCTTTTTTGGACTTTCTCGATCATTGACGATTCTGCAAATCGAAGTTATTACATCATCAATTGCAAAATATAAGGCGTAAACTTTGGCTTTGTTATCCATGTTCTTATTTTCGCTGCATGTTATAGCCCTTCACACTAACTTCAAACCTATTAAAGATTTTTTGAAAGCGACAATAGCTGTAGGATAGTTCATGAACAGATAGCGCGAAGTTTTCCAGCCTCATTACCGCGTGCACAAATGTAGGCGCGAGAGGCGATCGCATTTCCTACCATTCCACCATCGGTATACATACGGAATACTGAAGCCATAATACTGTCATCAGCAGCTCGCATAACAAAATAGGCTTGATAGCCACCAGCATTACCTGAATAATTATCGATTAGGACTTCGATCCAAGGGCGATCTTGACTGACCCCTTCGGGAATTTCGCCATCTCTCCAAACCATCTCATTCCCATTCAGTTTAAGTTTACCAGCCTGCATTGAAAGCCCACGTACCATGGCAAAGACACTATTCGGTTTCTGCTCCCAAGGAGCGCGTACCAAGTTGCGTTCTTGCTCACTGCCCCATTGGGAGTCTGCTAAATCCGTGAATAGGTCTGCACAACCAGATACTAATCTACAATCACGGGGATTTTGGGTAGCATTAGATTGCGATCGCTTTAGAGATGTCGGATCAAAATCAGCGACTACATTCATGACTGGACGAAAAATCATCTGGATATGTTGGTGAGGAGTTGTATTATTCAGACTCGGATCAGCATTTTCTTTTCCATAGGCGCTAACAACATCACGATATAAAGCTGGAGACAAATTGTAGTGATCCACCTTGACGCGATAGCTAAAGCCATCGCGTCTACCCGTGTTTTCAGGATAGAGTCGCAACCTGATGCGCCACGCTGGGGTAGTGGGAATACCTGTTAATCGCACCGCATGTTCTAGTGGCCCCATACCTTGAAAGTAAGCTAAATCTAGTTGATTAGGTTGAGCAATATCTTCGGGAAAGACTGATTGTAGTTTCAGATTTTTGAGCTTGGCTGCTTCAAGATTTTCAGTCACTGCTGAGCTGGTGTCTAATGGCTTTGGGGCTTGATTTGGCTGAAAAGTGGAATTGGCGATCGCCGTTGCTTGGGCCGTTGCTTGATCTTTAGCCTGATCGCCTTTAAAACAAGCACTCAGCGTTAAAAGAGCTGCAAGAAGTAAACCTTGTATAGCAATAGATCTTGAATTTATCTTCATTTTATTCCTCAGTTTTTGTAAATTAGACTCTCATGTGAAGCAATAGAAATAAATTTATACCAAACTAAAAATGGCTACGCCATTTTTTAATTCCAAAATCCTTACTGGGTTTAGTTTTTAAATCACAAAAGTGTTACCACACTTTCGTGATTTGATATTACTTACCTGATTTAACAGTCATCGGCTAATTCACAGTGAATTTAACATTCCTCTTGGTTAAATCACCATACCAATATGGGCGGCAATGATATGCCAAGTTTCCCTAGAAGAGACAGTCCAAATGCGCGTGAAACGAAAGTCCCCATTTGCAGGGTTACCATCATAGCTACCTAATATTTGCATTCGGACTGAGACAATTGCTATCTCTCTATGGATTTGAATATGCTGTTCAGAAGGTTTTAAATCGCTTATCTTGATCAAACCAGAGGCGTGAGCAGCTAGATCGTCTTGTTTTTTCAATAATTGCCCAAGATGATTGGTAATGATAATTTCAGGAGCTAGGAGTTCATCTAAAATGCTGACATCAGAAGCAAGCATTGCTTGCCTGAGCCGTTCTTCGAGGTTGATAATCTGAGTTTCAACTGTTTCAATCATGGTGTTTCACGAAAGGTACTAAGTGCGTCATAAAATCCTGCTTGCCTATTGGTGCTCCTGACATACGCATGATGTTGTATGCCGTCGTGATATGAAAATAAAAGTTTGGCATCAGAAGATCATTTACGTAAGCTCGCAACCCAAAATGAGTCTGCTACCACACTACCCAACAATACAAGTTTCCCAAACATACAATTCATTCCAATATTAATTAACCTAAGTTGCTACCCATAGATTAACGCTAAGAGCAAGGACAAAGAGCATGACTTTAAGCTCAAAACCTTTTGCCGTAACAGAATGAATAGATTTAGGTAAAAGTTGGGATATCAAACTACCCGTGGTTTCGACTATTTTGCGTTTATGGTGCTGGAGAAACTGAACATAACCAAGTACAGGTCGTTTTGAATTGCTCTTTCGTATAGCCGAGAGCTGGATATTCTCGGTATTCAATCTTGCTAGTGCCGCAAGTCTAGAATTCAGCGTCATCATATCGCCTGTGCCATGTTAGTTTGGCATCATCTTAAACGTTTAGCTTTTCAAGCTGGTAACACTATCTAGCAACTTAAATTTGGGCTTTTGTCTGATTATTTGCGGACTCAGCTTAAGCATCCTTCTATTCCTATGGCGCTTGCTTAAGTCCTAATCAGAATATTGAATACAGTCTTGCCAAATTGCCAATCTGTTCGGTCTATGTAGATCGCATATTCATCCGTGATCATCATCACCAATAAACTTGCGATCGCGCTACGGAATATCTAGAACCGACAGATAGATGCTGGCTTGACTGGACAAGACTTTTCACTGATTTGATTTTCACCAAGATATAGAACTTTCAACTTAATCAAGCCTTCCAGTGACTTGATGTCAATAATTTGATTGCTTTCGAGAGTGAGATTAATCAAGTTAGTCAAACCCATAATTGGCTTAACATCAATAATTTGGTTGTGGTTGAGCTGGAGTTCAGTCAAATTAGTTAGACTCGCAAGTGACTTGATATCACTTATTTTGTTGAAGCTGAGACTGAGTTCAGTCAAATTAGTTAGATTTGCAAGTGACTTGACATAACTTATTTTATTAAAAGCAAGATATAGTGCGGTCAGAT includes these proteins:
- a CDS encoding TrbI/VirB10 family protein, which encodes MITEVQEPQSVSVTDEIDFARLTGFQPDTLNGAGLAIDDFSDDPDPEQHRTIRGIVSSPFSKIALVGGVGSLGFLLMGLFMNSIMSPSNAKQLTAKSNDEKLALTSTTDPKDAEIAKFKTDLALGSQLSAGKSKTLRPSNLPKSDALASKADSKDKLEANPAQSADLPTVSPVRNLSAPPLEPIPMRQVMSQPTPVMLPPRNFAASPPEAKNPADEWQRLASIGSYGNLAAPAEIPKAIAVSPVATNNANNPNSASPPIEKPPLNSLTSYLAQAEKSLPSATPANTLLVGTTAKAALKTSVVFSTDGSRIMGSAPGVVPKFIVTLQEPITTADGKPVIPADAVLIVTARPLDAKSGLAELDVVGIAISGRELIPPPNAISIRGAKGSPLVSDKYFDRGSEISGMDVASFITSALAEVGKLTNSPTTTSSISSIGGSATISTAPPPNYLGAAISGGFGILSETLNRRSQQAIEDIKTRPNVFFIPAGKELQVFVNQTVTF
- a CDS encoding type IV secretory system conjugative DNA transfer family protein, producing the protein MNFLMFWFSQKNLSKKIPKKIFLLAIAVSIACLVPVEMAYSQEMDSSPPSAEKKSSANGLPPELASIANQLLTPTGGIIAACAIGMVFLGMNGGGNSKNKLANAHWANGAEIAAARKKAKEQINRRERNKLSLFIVKPKLIFPPELISRPGVATPNHEIPVAGQKPKVIQVSQADRTIWLPDANRGIAVLGGTGSGKTYGVIDPAIRSAIDQGFPIILYDYKYAEQSSCIAGVAAAAGYQVSIFAPSFPESGICNPLDFIRDAADVDMARQVAIVLNRNFKSGGKGSEDPFFTNSGDQLIQAVLLLAKTTPYPDIIFCAKALGANNLPARVQNANLPTWVETSFGQLISMADSEKTVASVISTASILFSRFMSPDILSVFCGKTTIPLQLKGKQLLIIGMKREKQDVVAPLLATVLHMIVTRNVVSTKREDPLLVAIDELPTLYLPSLVQWLNVHREDGLSCMLGFQNLVQLEETYGKEVSRAIFGGCATKAIFNPLEPESAKIFSDYLDDEHLKYKSKSRSSGGGRTSTSTSEQERTRKLFAPEDFLKLPQGNCILISPGYSSKKEANVPRRCHIKIPKVDAERADRSKSKWEALKLKLVQQGHQVPITDAAIASRKDYFQEHFPLPAKDAPNAPKSTVPAWAEGL
- a CDS encoding Uma2 family endonuclease, producing the protein MVQTPVKPLTLEEFLKLPETKPACEFIDGEIVQKPMPQGKHSTVQLDLGSAINLALKPKKIARAYSELRCNFGDRSVIPDIAVFTWERIPRDNDGKVSNLFETAPNWVIEILSPDQNQTKVIRNILYCLDHGTEMGWLLDPDEELVFVYFSDRTIAVFENKSDRLPLPSFAESFQLTVGELFSWLED
- the topA gene encoding type I DNA topoisomerase; the protein is MKKLLLVESPSKCKTIQAILGSEWQVEASFGHFTELAKDGEDSLGFTMHKDTNKIECRYQLTEGKGQQVVAKLRAAVKNASEVVLATDGDREGEGIAWHLQQQLHLRNPKRAVYNQITPTAVKVAIANAHQLDLNLISAQRARQCLDRLIGFKVSPLVRLTSGGSSAGRVQSVALHIVCQREREINTFVPITYWSVWTEYAEGFTAFYAGSSEIEPVLDDQDVTDDAAEVNTESTVESKRVLSEAEATRIIQVARNHPHVVREATGVTAQKSPLPPFITSSLQQAASVRLGLSPEETMKVAQELFEGVDLPQGRKGLITYHRTDSTSLAPEFCAEVKEWLSKHDPDNVPKKTTRYREQATAQSAHEAIRPTYLSITPKTVRDHLSTKQHQLYELIWRRAVASQCANALIQKSRVIIQAGSTLWQTRGSILTFAGYTRYWNDLSKDKHIPALTSGQTLALVNAGFTQKQTQPPARYSEAKLVQVLERQGVGRPSTFAAIVKTLKDRNYVLLKGKVLEPSALGMSTDDVLHKTFPDLLRADFTAGMETTLDEISVGKLEWQSYLIGWHQSYFQPMLARAYTNLGADLQPSDRKNELSDVGCPACNHPLSKIPSKKVSGGHFLKCEHGCENLVMFWSDRRNQWEIPQPKGENAVTAEVTSFACPVCGKPLAKFPYTKDGVDKVMLKCADVQARQRKDHADVVFFWSSQERWWSKKFGDLDEAAKPNLGKSSTGKEKKAAQGKPKQAGKVAKPSPKKLS
- a CDS encoding nuclear transport factor 2 family protein yields the protein MIETVETQIINLEERLRQAMLASDVSILDELLAPEIIITNHLGQLLKKQDDLAAHASGLIKISDLKPSEQHIQIHREIAIVSVRMQILGSYDGNPANGDFRFTRIWTVSSRETWHIIAAHIGMVI
- a CDS encoding DUF1993 domain-containing protein, with the protein product MRAYVNDLLMPNFYFHITTAYNIMRMSGAPIGKQDFMTHLVPFVKHHD